One segment of Radiobacillus kanasensis DNA contains the following:
- the dnaN gene encoding DNA polymerase III subunit beta: MKFVIQRDQLMNSVQDVMKAISSRTTIPILSGIKIEVSHEGIKLTGSDSDISIESFIPVEENGMIHVEQIEPGSIVLQAKYFPEIVRKLPQKTVEIESDANLQVTIRSGSAEFHLNGLDAEEYPQLPQLHTENSFEIASDLLKGLIKQTVFAVSTIETRPILTGVNMSIEDGSLSFVATDSHRLASRKIPLQSEEALPQISSVVVPGRSLIELNKIIEDSQDSIEISVTENQILFRTQHVFFLSRLLDGNYPETSRLIPEQSKTIVHSPTKELLQAIDRASLLAKESRNNVVRFQTKDGNQVEISSNSPEVGKVEEEITAKSIDGEELKISFSAKYMMDALKAIDSDQVKIEFTGAMRPFIIRPIDNDQILQLILPVRTY; the protein is encoded by the coding sequence ATGAAATTTGTTATCCAACGAGACCAATTAATGAATAGTGTTCAAGATGTAATGAAAGCCATCTCTTCTCGAACTACGATTCCTATATTAAGTGGAATTAAAATTGAAGTTTCCCATGAAGGAATAAAATTAACAGGAAGTGATTCAGATATTTCCATAGAATCTTTTATTCCTGTTGAAGAAAATGGAATGATTCATGTCGAACAAATTGAACCAGGAAGTATCGTGTTACAAGCGAAATATTTCCCTGAAATTGTTCGTAAGCTCCCACAAAAGACTGTAGAAATAGAATCAGATGCCAATCTACAAGTTACGATTCGCTCTGGAAGTGCAGAATTCCATTTAAATGGGTTAGATGCAGAGGAATATCCTCAATTGCCACAGCTTCATACAGAAAATAGCTTTGAAATTGCTTCTGATTTATTAAAAGGATTAATTAAACAAACTGTGTTTGCAGTTTCTACCATTGAGACTCGCCCTATTTTAACAGGGGTAAACATGAGCATTGAAGATGGATCGTTAAGCTTCGTGGCAACAGATAGTCACCGGTTAGCATCTAGGAAAATCCCACTTCAATCAGAGGAAGCCTTACCGCAGATCTCTAGTGTTGTCGTCCCTGGAAGAAGCTTAATTGAATTGAATAAAATCATTGAAGATTCTCAGGATAGCATCGAAATCAGTGTCACTGAAAATCAAATTCTATTCCGGACCCAACATGTTTTCTTCTTATCTAGATTATTAGATGGGAATTACCCAGAAACGTCTCGTTTGATTCCTGAGCAAAGCAAAACTATTGTGCATAGTCCAACAAAAGAGTTGTTGCAAGCCATTGATCGTGCTTCTTTACTAGCAAAAGAAAGTCGAAACAATGTGGTTCGCTTCCAAACAAAGGATGGGAATCAAGTAGAGATTAGTAGTAACTCACCAGAGGTTGGAAAGGTGGAAGAAGAAATTACAGCGAAATCAATTGATGGCGAAGAGTTAAAAATTTCATTTAGTGCTAAATACATGATGGATGCACTAAAAGCAATTGATAGTGATCAAGTGAAAATTGAATTCACCGGTGCGATGCGTCCATTTATTATTCGCCCGATTGACAATGACCAAATTCTCCAACTTATCTTGCCGGTTCGTACGTATTAA
- the recF gene encoding DNA replication/repair protein RecF (All proteins in this family for which functions are known are DNA-binding proteins that assist the filamentation of RecA onto DNA for the initiation of recombination or recombinational repair.), which produces MHIRQLTLKHYRNYEQLDVTFDDKINVIIGENAQGKTNLMEAIYVLGFSKSHRTPRDKELIQWDAEYAKIEGSVFKRNRTFPLEIIFSSKGKKAKLNHIEQRRLSDYIGALNIVMFAPEDLNLVKGNPQIRRRFIDMEIGQVQPVYIHHLGQYQKILKQRNFLLKDLQRNQKGDRTMLHVLTDQLIEHAAVIIEKRFLFLELLRKWAQPIHQGISRGLENLEIRYQCSVDVSESHNKEKISSIFSEKFKEVESREVERGNTLIGPHRDDLAFYVNEKDVQTYGSQGQQRTTALSLKLAEIELIHSEVGEYPILLLDDVLSELDDYRQSHLLDTIQGKVQTFVSTTNVDGINHATLNKAEIFRVEDGKIIG; this is translated from the coding sequence ATGCACATTCGCCAATTAACCCTTAAGCATTATCGGAATTATGAGCAACTAGATGTGACATTTGATGACAAGATTAATGTCATTATCGGGGAAAATGCTCAAGGAAAAACAAATTTGATGGAAGCTATCTATGTACTTGGATTCTCTAAATCTCACCGTACTCCAAGAGATAAAGAATTGATTCAATGGGACGCAGAATATGCTAAAATAGAAGGTAGTGTGTTTAAGAGAAATCGCACCTTTCCCTTAGAAATTATCTTTTCTTCAAAAGGAAAAAAGGCAAAGCTTAATCATATCGAACAAAGAAGATTAAGTGATTATATTGGTGCATTAAATATTGTCATGTTTGCACCTGAGGATTTAAACCTTGTAAAAGGAAATCCACAAATCCGAAGGCGGTTTATTGATATGGAAATTGGCCAAGTGCAGCCTGTGTACATTCATCATCTCGGCCAATATCAAAAGATATTAAAACAACGAAACTTTTTATTGAAAGATCTTCAGCGCAATCAAAAAGGTGATCGTACGATGCTTCACGTTCTTACGGATCAGCTCATTGAGCATGCTGCTGTTATCATAGAGAAACGTTTTTTGTTTTTAGAATTGTTAAGAAAATGGGCACAGCCCATTCATCAAGGGATTAGTCGTGGATTGGAAAACTTAGAAATTAGGTATCAATGCTCGGTTGATGTATCAGAAAGCCATAATAAGGAAAAAATATCTAGTATATTTTCAGAAAAGTTTAAAGAAGTCGAATCGCGAGAGGTGGAACGAGGAAATACATTAATTGGTCCACATCGAGATGATTTGGCCTTTTATGTCAACGAAAAAGATGTTCAGACATATGGCTCTCAAGGACAGCAACGAACAACAGCATTATCGTTAAAGCTAGCGGAAATAGAACTGATTCATAGTGAAGTTGGCGAATATCCAATTTTACTTTTAGATGATGTATTAAGTGAATTGGATGATTACCGGCAATCTCATTTGCTCGATACTATTCAAGGGAAAGTTCAAACCTTTGTTTCAACAACCAACGTGGATGGTATCAATCATGCAACACTTAATAAAGCGGAAATTTTCCGAGTGGAAGATGGAAAGATCATTGGATAG
- the gyrA gene encoding DNA gyrase subunit A has translation MVDQNRPQVQEINIGQEMRTSFLDYAMSVIVSRALPDVRDGLKPVHRRILYAMNDLGMHADKAYKKSARIVGDVIGKYHPHGDSAVYEAMVRMAQDFSYRYMLVDGHGNFGSVDGDPAAAMRYTEAKMSKISMELLRDINKDTIDYRDNYDGSEREPSVLPSRFPNLLVNGASGIAVGMATNIPPHNLSETIDAVLAVSKDPDITIDELMESYIFGPDFPTSGQILGRSGIRKAFETGRGSITIRAKTEIVEHANGKSTILVTELPYQVNKARLVEKIAELARDKKIDGITDLRDESDRNGMRVVIELRRDANPNVILNNLYKLTSLQSTFGINMLALVDGQPKVLNLKQALQYYLDHQKVVIRRRTEYELKKAEARAHILEGLRIALDHLDEVIALIRQSKTTDIAREGLMTRFDLSEKQAQAILDMRLQRLTGLEREKIEEEYQELKKLIAELKAILADEEKVLEIIREELTELRDRFGDDRRTEIVIGGTDFIEDEDLIPVENIVITLTHQGYVKRLPSSTYRAQRRGGRGVQGMGTNEDDFVEHLVSASTHDTILFFTNKGKVYRAKGYEVPEFSRTAKGIPIINLLEIEKDEWINAVITVEEFVDDWFLFFTTKHGVSKRTALSQFGNIRKGGLIALNLREDDELISVKLTDGTKHIMIGTQNGYLIRFPEDQIRSMGRTAAGVKGISLRGDDKVVSMEIIEDGLQVLNVTENGYGKRTPASEYRITNRGGKGIFTSHITDKTGKIVAVKAVTGEEDIMIITVSGVLIRMPVESISVTGRNTQGVRLIRLQEEERVATVARIDTDEEEEIENEEELQTEE, from the coding sequence ATGGTCGACCAAAATCGTCCACAAGTTCAAGAAATTAATATCGGTCAAGAGATGAGAACGTCCTTCCTTGACTATGCGATGAGTGTTATCGTTTCCCGTGCTCTCCCGGATGTTCGTGATGGACTTAAGCCTGTACATCGTAGAATTTTATATGCGATGAACGATTTAGGAATGCACGCGGATAAAGCCTATAAAAAATCTGCCCGTATTGTTGGGGATGTTATCGGTAAGTACCACCCACACGGTGATTCAGCGGTTTACGAAGCGATGGTGCGTATGGCCCAGGACTTCAGTTATCGCTATATGCTAGTGGATGGACATGGAAACTTCGGTTCTGTTGATGGGGACCCAGCAGCAGCCATGCGTTATACAGAAGCTAAGATGTCTAAAATCTCGATGGAGTTACTGCGAGATATCAATAAAGATACCATTGATTATCGGGATAACTATGATGGTTCAGAACGGGAACCATCTGTTCTTCCATCTCGTTTTCCAAATCTGTTAGTGAACGGTGCTTCTGGAATTGCGGTTGGAATGGCAACTAACATTCCGCCCCATAATCTAAGCGAAACGATCGATGCGGTTCTTGCTGTTAGTAAGGATCCAGATATAACGATTGATGAATTAATGGAAAGCTATATCTTTGGCCCAGATTTCCCAACTTCGGGACAAATTTTGGGTCGAAGCGGTATTCGAAAAGCATTTGAAACTGGAAGAGGTTCGATTACCATCCGTGCGAAAACAGAAATTGTGGAGCATGCGAATGGAAAGTCTACTATTCTGGTTACGGAATTACCTTATCAAGTAAACAAAGCGAGGCTTGTAGAGAAAATAGCGGAGCTAGCTCGCGATAAAAAAATTGATGGAATCACCGATTTGCGAGATGAATCGGATCGTAATGGTATGCGTGTAGTTATTGAACTACGTCGCGATGCAAACCCGAATGTGATCTTAAATAATTTATATAAGCTAACTTCCTTACAGTCTACTTTCGGGATTAATATGCTGGCATTAGTTGACGGACAACCGAAAGTTTTAAACTTAAAACAAGCGTTACAGTACTATTTAGATCATCAAAAGGTTGTCATCCGTCGCCGTACAGAATATGAATTAAAGAAGGCAGAAGCGAGAGCTCATATTCTTGAAGGTTTACGGATTGCTTTAGATCATTTAGATGAAGTAATTGCACTCATTCGCCAATCGAAAACAACTGATATTGCTCGAGAAGGTTTAATGACGAGATTTGATCTAAGTGAAAAGCAAGCTCAAGCAATCTTAGATATGCGTCTCCAACGTTTAACTGGTTTAGAGCGTGAAAAGATTGAAGAAGAATATCAAGAGCTTAAAAAACTAATTGCTGAATTGAAAGCCATTTTAGCAGATGAAGAAAAAGTCTTAGAAATTATTCGTGAAGAGCTCACGGAATTACGGGACCGTTTCGGAGATGATCGCCGAACAGAGATTGTAATTGGTGGAACAGACTTCATTGAAGATGAAGACTTAATTCCTGTAGAAAATATTGTCATTACACTTACTCACCAGGGCTATGTGAAGCGGCTACCTTCTTCCACTTATCGTGCACAACGTCGAGGTGGACGAGGTGTACAAGGAATGGGTACGAATGAGGATGACTTTGTCGAGCATCTTGTATCAGCTTCCACACATGATACGATTCTTTTCTTTACGAATAAAGGAAAAGTGTATCGTGCGAAAGGATATGAAGTACCAGAGTTTAGTCGTACCGCTAAAGGAATCCCAATTATTAATTTGTTAGAAATTGAAAAAGATGAATGGATCAATGCTGTGATTACAGTTGAAGAATTCGTCGATGATTGGTTCTTGTTCTTTACGACAAAACATGGGGTATCGAAACGTACTGCCTTGAGTCAGTTTGGTAATATTCGAAAAGGTGGTCTAATCGCCTTAAATCTTCGAGAAGATGATGAACTTATTTCAGTTAAACTGACTGATGGTACGAAGCATATTATGATTGGAACGCAAAATGGTTACCTAATTCGTTTCCCAGAAGACCAAATTCGATCCATGGGTCGTACAGCTGCTGGGGTTAAAGGAATCTCCTTACGTGGCGATGATAAAGTCGTATCGATGGAAATCATTGAAGATGGCTTACAAGTATTAAACGTAACGGAAAACGGATATGGGAAAAGGACTCCAGCCTCTGAGTATCGTATAACAAATCGTGGTGGTAAAGGAATATTCACTTCCCATATTACAGATAAAACAGGCAAGATTGTTGCAGTAAAAGCTGTAACAGGAGAAGAAGATATCATGATCATTACGGTGTCTGGTGTCTTAATTCGTATGCCGGTTGAGAGTATTTCGGTAACGGGAAGAAATACACAAGGTGTACGATTAATTCGATTACAAGAGGAAGAAAGAGTTGCAACCGTTGCTCGTATTGATACGGATGAGGAAGAAGAAATAGAAAATGAAGAGGAACTACAAACAGAAGAATAA
- a CDS encoding YaaC family protein translates to MGFSSIEQFVHYLQSASTAQQFLQKTYRKQNIEEADTYSFQNSYRFLYYIEHGHTFYQTAKQSPLTVQPILLFYGMVHLIKACLLTQRPEYPENTAVLAHGVSTRKRKKQDYSFLQDEVKVQQKGLFPYFSKYLFHVDYVNMEKSNMEQLFASIPEMTDMFYFLRQEHSLVKVGDREENILMFPEYLLDYYHLTENTFKTRLEKDLGEIDIQKREKLYDVQLHQTRPALSKGPLLLHREQMAYYFPIKRHYYHTYDEVMIHYLLLYNLSMICRYETEWWGDLLHTKANEDFPFIKEFLKITADKIPFLLGEFLYQQQ, encoded by the coding sequence ATGGGATTTTCATCTATTGAACAATTTGTTCACTACTTACAATCTGCTAGCACAGCTCAACAATTTTTACAAAAAACCTATCGAAAGCAAAACATAGAAGAAGCAGATACATATAGTTTTCAAAATAGCTATCGATTTTTATATTATATAGAGCATGGCCATACCTTTTACCAAACGGCAAAACAATCTCCCTTAACCGTTCAGCCTATCTTGTTGTTTTACGGAATGGTTCATCTCATTAAGGCATGCTTACTGACCCAAAGACCAGAGTACCCTGAAAATACAGCTGTCTTAGCTCATGGTGTTTCTACGAGAAAAAGAAAAAAACAAGATTACTCCTTTTTACAAGACGAAGTGAAAGTTCAACAAAAAGGATTATTCCCGTACTTTTCTAAGTATTTGTTTCATGTGGATTACGTGAACATGGAAAAAAGTAATATGGAGCAGCTTTTTGCTTCCATTCCAGAAATGACGGACATGTTTTATTTTCTTAGACAAGAACACTCATTAGTTAAAGTAGGGGATAGAGAAGAAAATATATTAATGTTTCCAGAGTACTTGCTAGATTACTATCATCTAACAGAAAACACCTTTAAAACGAGGTTAGAAAAAGATCTAGGAGAAATAGATATTCAAAAAAGAGAGAAGCTATATGACGTTCAACTTCATCAAACACGTCCGGCCCTTTCCAAGGGACCGTTGTTATTACATCGGGAACAAATGGCTTACTATTTCCCAATAAAACGTCACTACTATCACACATATGATGAAGTCATGATCCATTACTTATTGTTGTACAACCTTAGCATGATTTGTCGGTATGAAACAGAATGGTGGGGAGACCTCCTCCATACAAAAGCGAATGAAGATTTTCCATTCATAAAGGAATTTCTAAAAATAACCGCAGACAAAATTCCTTTCCTTCTAGGGGAATTTTTGTATCAGCAGCAGTGA
- the remB gene encoding extracellular matrix regulator RemB, protein MFIHIGSDHVIQSEDVIAIIDYQIVSSSTINEEMLVNQKKADNVQNSLDEAIKSIVITKDAIYYSPLSVLTLKKRTSMISTISKLENYTELFEE, encoded by the coding sequence ATGTTTATCCATATTGGAAGTGATCATGTCATTCAATCAGAAGACGTTATTGCTATTATAGATTATCAAATTGTATCGTCTTCCACGATTAATGAAGAAATGCTAGTTAATCAAAAAAAAGCAGATAATGTCCAAAACAGTTTAGACGAAGCGATTAAGTCGATTGTGATTACGAAGGACGCCATTTATTATAGTCCCCTATCTGTTCTGACATTAAAGAAACGAACTAGTATGATTTCGACGATTAGCAAACTAGAAAACTACACGGAGTTATTTGAAGAATAA
- the dnaA gene encoding chromosomal replication initiator protein DnaA, translating to MENIAELWSSTLQSIQEKISKPSYDTWLKNTKADSLEDDTLIISAPNEFARDWLESRYTTLISDALFEVTGARLKTKFIIPEIESDIDQVKPTKKKAPDQTSVQASNDSPKSMLNSKYTFDTFVIGSGNRFAHAASLAVAEAPAKAYNPLFIYGGVGLGKTHLMHAIGHYVLDHNPSAKVVYLSSEKFTNEFINSIRDNKAVNFRNKYRNVDVLLIDDIQFLAGKEQTQEEFFHTFNTLHEESKQIVISSDRPPKEIPTLEDRLRSRFEWGLITDITPPDLETRIAILRKKARAEGLDIPNEVMLYIANQIDTNIRELEGALIRVVAYSSLINKDIDASLAAEALKDIIPSSKPRVITIPAIQEVVGEKYNVKLEEFVAKKRTKSIAFPRQIAMYLSRELTDFSLPKIGEEFGGRDHTTVIHAHEKISKLISEDQLLQRDIEEIKESLKSF from the coding sequence TTGGAAAATATAGCTGAGCTATGGTCTAGCACACTTCAATCCATCCAAGAAAAAATAAGCAAGCCTAGCTATGATACATGGTTAAAAAATACGAAGGCGGATTCATTGGAGGATGATACGCTTATTATTTCCGCTCCAAATGAATTTGCAAGAGACTGGCTAGAGAGCAGATATACAACGCTTATTTCTGATGCCTTATTCGAAGTGACAGGTGCCAGACTGAAGACGAAATTTATTATTCCAGAAATCGAAAGTGACATTGATCAAGTGAAGCCAACAAAGAAAAAAGCACCTGATCAAACTTCTGTACAAGCTAGCAATGATTCTCCTAAATCTATGCTTAACTCTAAATATACGTTTGATACATTCGTCATTGGTTCTGGAAATAGATTTGCACATGCCGCATCTTTAGCTGTTGCAGAAGCTCCAGCCAAGGCGTACAATCCGCTGTTCATTTACGGCGGCGTAGGGCTAGGAAAAACTCACTTAATGCACGCAATTGGCCATTATGTTTTGGATCATAATCCGTCTGCTAAAGTCGTCTATTTATCATCTGAAAAGTTTACGAATGAGTTTATTAACTCCATCCGAGACAACAAAGCGGTTAATTTTCGCAATAAATATCGAAACGTAGATGTTCTACTAATTGATGATATTCAATTTCTAGCAGGAAAAGAACAAACACAAGAAGAGTTTTTCCATACGTTTAATACCCTTCATGAAGAAAGTAAGCAAATTGTTATATCTAGTGATCGTCCTCCAAAAGAGATTCCTACATTAGAGGATCGTCTTCGTTCTCGTTTTGAATGGGGATTGATTACAGATATAACTCCACCGGATTTAGAGACAAGAATTGCGATCTTACGGAAAAAAGCACGAGCGGAAGGTCTTGATATTCCGAATGAGGTTATGCTTTATATTGCAAATCAAATCGACACAAACATTAGAGAATTAGAAGGTGCCCTTATCCGCGTGGTCGCCTACTCTTCTTTAATCAATAAGGATATCGACGCATCGCTTGCAGCTGAGGCATTAAAAGATATTATTCCTAGTTCTAAGCCTCGTGTTATTACTATTCCAGCAATTCAAGAAGTTGTTGGGGAAAAATATAATGTGAAACTAGAGGAATTTGTTGCAAAGAAGAGAACGAAATCGATTGCTTTTCCTCGTCAGATTGCTATGTACCTATCGAGAGAATTAACTGATTTTTCTCTTCCTAAGATAGGAGAAGAATTTGGTGGTAGAGATCATACAACCGTTATTCACGCACATGAAAAAATCTCCAAACTAATAAGTGAGGATCAATTATTACAACGAGATATCGAAGAAATTAAAGAAAGTTTAAAATCTTTTTAA
- a CDS encoding HD-GYP domain-containing protein has translation MLVHPSQLVPGCLVVSDVMGKTNRPIIPKNTALDEQTIQFLRKFLVEKVEVSSRLSYGAPFIPKEVLPEDSDKKETEKAVQPEEPKTFEDLYFQSVREFKKLFEGWQSSQSIDINKLRKFVLPLFEKIDDVGDQLYKIHQYSNKQDYFYHHAVATGILSAYLSRQMGYQKEWIQIGIAGFLADCGMARIDEDLIGKQGTFTDRDLKEMQNHPTFSYRLVEKIASLSMGVKLAVLQHHERLDGSGYPLKVDKSKIHPYATIIAVCDMYHAMTSERVHQPKQSPFLVIERMHREQFGKLDHEALRALMKCLTSFSIGTKVRLSNQQIGEIVFLEESTPTRPMVRVNGEIITLKKDLNLYMEEILT, from the coding sequence ATGCTAGTTCATCCATCACAATTAGTTCCAGGTTGTTTGGTTGTTTCAGATGTAATGGGTAAAACCAATCGCCCTATTATCCCTAAGAATACAGCTCTTGATGAACAAACCATTCAATTTCTGCGTAAATTTTTAGTAGAAAAAGTGGAGGTTTCATCCCGATTGTCTTACGGTGCTCCTTTTATACCAAAAGAAGTCCTACCTGAAGATTCGGATAAGAAGGAAACAGAAAAGGCCGTGCAACCAGAGGAACCAAAAACCTTTGAAGACTTGTATTTTCAATCCGTTCGTGAGTTTAAGAAACTGTTCGAGGGATGGCAAAGTAGCCAAAGTATTGATATCAATAAACTGCGTAAATTTGTCTTACCTTTGTTTGAAAAAATAGATGATGTTGGCGACCAGCTTTACAAAATCCATCAATATTCTAATAAACAGGATTATTTTTACCATCATGCCGTAGCAACAGGAATTTTATCTGCTTATCTATCCAGACAGATGGGCTATCAAAAAGAATGGATCCAAATAGGGATTGCGGGATTTTTGGCTGATTGTGGGATGGCTAGAATTGATGAAGACTTAATAGGAAAGCAAGGTACATTCACGGATCGAGATCTAAAAGAAATGCAGAACCACCCTACTTTCTCTTATCGTTTAGTGGAAAAGATTGCTTCCTTATCTATGGGGGTTAAGCTAGCTGTATTACAGCATCATGAACGTCTTGATGGCTCTGGTTATCCATTGAAGGTAGATAAGTCTAAAATTCATCCTTACGCTACTATTATTGCGGTTTGTGATATGTATCATGCCATGACGTCTGAGCGTGTTCATCAACCGAAACAATCTCCATTTCTAGTGATTGAAAGAATGCATAGAGAACAGTTTGGTAAACTCGACCATGAAGCGTTGCGTGCCTTAATGAAGTGTTTGACTAGCTTTTCTATTGGGACAAAGGTTCGCCTTTCCAATCAACAAATAGGGGAAATTGTTTTTCTAGAAGAAAGTACTCCTACACGTCCAATGGTGCGTGTGAATGGGGAGATTATTACCTTGAAAAAGGATTTAAATTTATATATGGAGGAAATCCTCACTTAA
- the yaaA gene encoding S4 domain-containing protein YaaA, which produces MNEKIEIHTEYIPLGQFLKLANILESGGMVKMFLAENGVFVNDEFENRRGRKLYPGDTVKVEGVGTFQVVQQ; this is translated from the coding sequence ATGAATGAAAAAATTGAAATTCATACTGAATATATTCCGTTAGGCCAATTTTTGAAATTGGCTAATATTTTGGAGTCAGGCGGAATGGTCAAAATGTTCTTAGCGGAGAACGGTGTTTTCGTTAATGATGAATTTGAAAACCGCAGAGGAAGAAAGCTTTATCCTGGAGACACGGTAAAAGTGGAAGGGGTAGGCACCTTTCAAGTCGTACAACAATAA
- the gyrB gene encoding DNA topoisomerase (ATP-hydrolyzing) subunit B, with protein MSMEEKIQTEQAYDESQIQVLEGLEAVRKRPGMYIGSTNEKGLHHLVWEIVDNSIDEALAGYCDHIQVVIEKDNSITVIDNGRGIPVGTHEKTGRPAVEVIMTVLHAGGKFGGGGYKVSGGLHGVGASVVNALSIKLEVFVHRDGHIHYQSFSRGIPDEDLKIVGDTEVTGTRTHFIPDTEIFSETTEYNYDTLANRLRELAFLNKGLAISIEDKRNDSEAQKFYYEGGIKSYVEHLNRTREVLHEPFYAEKEEDNINVEVALQYNDGFASNIYSFANNIHTYEGGTHEFGFKTGLTRVINDYARKNHLFKENDPNLTGDDVREGLTAIVSIKHPDPQFEGQTKTKLGNSEARTITDSAFSELFSKFLFENPDTAKIVVEKGLMASRARIAAKKARELTRRKGALEISNLPGKLADCSSRNAAISELYIVEGDSAGGSAKQGRDRHFQAILPLRGKILNVEKARLDRILSNNEIRTIITALGTGIGEDFDISKARYHKIVIMTDADVDGAHIRTLLLTFFYRFMRPLLEHGYVYIAQPPLYKVQQGKAVHYAYNDKELDRLIEELPKAPKPGLQRYKGLGEMNATQLWETTMDPESRTLLQVGLEDAMDADQIFDMLMGDKVEPRRNFIQDNAQYVKNLDV; from the coding sequence ATGTCGATGGAAGAGAAAATTCAAACAGAACAAGCCTATGATGAAAGTCAGATACAAGTACTAGAAGGGTTAGAAGCAGTTCGTAAACGCCCTGGTATGTATATTGGTTCGACAAATGAAAAAGGGCTCCACCACTTAGTATGGGAAATTGTAGACAACAGTATTGATGAAGCACTAGCTGGGTACTGTGACCATATTCAAGTCGTCATTGAAAAGGATAACAGTATTACGGTTATCGATAACGGGAGAGGAATCCCGGTTGGAACTCATGAAAAAACAGGAAGACCAGCTGTAGAAGTGATCATGACTGTTTTACACGCTGGGGGAAAATTTGGCGGCGGAGGTTATAAAGTATCTGGGGGACTACACGGAGTTGGTGCATCGGTTGTTAATGCCCTTTCTATAAAGCTAGAAGTATTTGTTCATCGTGATGGACATATCCATTATCAAAGCTTTTCTCGCGGGATTCCGGACGAAGACCTAAAAATTGTCGGTGATACAGAAGTAACTGGGACGCGAACACACTTTATTCCAGATACAGAAATTTTCTCTGAAACAACGGAGTATAACTATGATACATTAGCAAATCGTTTGAGAGAGCTTGCATTCTTAAACAAAGGGTTAGCTATATCCATCGAAGATAAACGAAACGATTCTGAAGCCCAAAAGTTTTATTATGAAGGTGGAATTAAATCTTACGTTGAGCATCTTAATCGTACTAGAGAGGTTTTACACGAACCATTTTATGCGGAAAAAGAAGAAGATAACATTAACGTAGAAGTGGCTCTTCAATATAATGATGGTTTTGCTAGTAATATATACTCGTTTGCCAATAATATTCACACCTATGAAGGTGGAACGCACGAGTTTGGCTTTAAAACGGGTTTAACACGTGTCATAAATGACTATGCACGAAAAAATCATTTATTCAAAGAAAATGACCCGAATTTAACAGGTGATGACGTTCGAGAGGGCTTAACTGCCATTGTTTCGATTAAACATCCAGATCCGCAATTCGAAGGACAAACGAAAACAAAGCTTGGAAACAGTGAGGCTAGAACGATTACAGACTCGGCATTTAGTGAGCTTTTCTCTAAATTCCTATTTGAAAATCCGGATACAGCTAAAATTGTTGTAGAAAAAGGGTTGATGGCATCACGTGCACGTATCGCTGCGAAAAAGGCGAGAGAATTAACACGTCGTAAAGGTGCTTTGGAGATTTCAAACTTACCAGGAAAACTAGCAGACTGTTCCTCTCGAAATGCGGCAATTAGTGAACTGTATATCGTAGAGGGTGACTCTGCAGGTGGTTCTGCAAAACAAGGTCGTGATCGTCACTTCCAAGCAATTTTACCTTTACGTGGAAAGATTCTAAATGTAGAGAAAGCAAGACTAGATAGAATCTTATCGAACAATGAAATTCGTACGATTATTACAGCACTCGGTACAGGGATTGGGGAAGACTTTGATATAAGTAAAGCGCGATATCATAAAATCGTCATCATGACAGATGCCGACGTAGACGGTGCACATATCCGTACGTTGTTGTTAACCTTCTTCTATCGCTTCATGCGCCCACTGTTGGAGCATGGGTATGTCTATATCGCACAGCCACCTCTTTATAAGGTTCAACAAGGGAAGGCTGTTCACTATGCTTATAACGATAAAGAGCTGGATAGATTAATCGAAGAGCTTCCGAAGGCTCCAAAGCCAGGCTTACAACGTTATAAAGGTCTAGGTGAAATGAATGCGACCCAATTGTGGGAAACAACCATGGATCCAGAGTCAAGAACGTTACTACAAGTTGGCTTAGAAGATGCTATGGATGCCGATCAAATTTTTGACATGTTGATGGGAGATAAAGTAGAACCGCGAAGAAACTTTATTCAAGACAATGCTCAATATGTGAAGAATTTAGACGTATAA